A genomic region of Halobacteriovorax sp. JY17 contains the following coding sequences:
- a CDS encoding glycosyltransferase produces MSQDRTMLILTSAQNFSWFSMTEIIPEIEKLWEEIAEKNNYKVLKINVDKASVKEIIIKGIKSNLILVTCFNLKISWALKILRTKMEIHAPLKFYVHGMSTVGLWPLVFWEWDTIWNKNDSFIVSCQRDVKILKDKFKNINVEYLPFSAPENISIINRKDQFKRRSFYYIGRISEQKNLHTLLYAFSKHLIQEKSSLLTIFGREDELGSPNMGIPSINYKSYLENLSQELGIEKSISFKGFVPREEIKNLIPEGKKVFISSSLHSDENFGMAVLQALRFGHKAIISNWGGYADFKEHYRYQVSLVDVEHGDFGPYINTKQLITEMNLIDLKEIDPDRTTFFERGHIANRYKLKLFEENKETCDFSFAREIVNIRKEFSSDIMSSKIFNDYRDELYHYFSKKYSSSSKKEFSAKEEDLFPWVKVEEPRVLINDPHKGILELEFEVGSKKEKLQRLVELGCALSD; encoded by the coding sequence TTGTCACAAGATAGGACGATGTTGATACTAACATCGGCACAGAACTTTTCTTGGTTTAGTATGACGGAGATAATTCCCGAGATTGAAAAGTTATGGGAAGAGATAGCAGAAAAGAACAATTATAAAGTTTTAAAAATAAATGTAGATAAAGCATCAGTTAAAGAAATTATCATAAAAGGGATTAAATCAAACCTTATTCTTGTAACGTGTTTCAATCTGAAAATATCGTGGGCCTTGAAAATACTTCGGACTAAAATGGAAATCCATGCACCTTTGAAATTCTATGTTCATGGAATGAGTACTGTTGGTTTATGGCCACTTGTATTTTGGGAATGGGATACTATTTGGAATAAGAACGATTCCTTTATTGTTTCATGTCAAAGAGATGTTAAAATTTTAAAAGATAAATTTAAGAATATAAATGTAGAATATCTTCCTTTTTCGGCACCTGAGAATATTTCTATTATAAATAGAAAAGATCAATTTAAACGACGTTCATTTTATTATATTGGTAGGATATCAGAGCAAAAAAACCTTCACACACTTCTATATGCATTCTCTAAGCATTTGATTCAAGAGAAAAGTTCGTTGCTGACAATTTTTGGTCGGGAAGATGAATTAGGGTCTCCAAATATGGGAATCCCAAGTATTAATTATAAGTCTTATTTAGAAAACTTAAGTCAAGAATTAGGTATAGAAAAAAGTATCTCTTTCAAGGGGTTTGTTCCGAGAGAAGAAATTAAAAACCTAATACCCGAAGGAAAGAAAGTCTTTATATCAAGTTCTCTACATTCTGATGAAAACTTTGGAATGGCGGTCCTTCAAGCATTGCGGTTTGGGCATAAGGCAATTATATCTAATTGGGGTGGTTATGCAGACTTTAAGGAGCACTATCGTTATCAAGTAAGTCTTGTCGATGTGGAACATGGTGACTTTGGTCCATATATTAATACTAAACAATTAATTACAGAAATGAATTTAATAGATTTAAAGGAAATAGATCCTGATAGAACGACTTTCTTTGAGAGAGGTCACATTGCGAATAGATATAAACTAAAGCTTTTTGAAGAAAATAAAGAAACGTGCGATTTTTCTTTTGCTCGAGAAATAGTAAATATCAGAAAAGAATTCTCAAGTGATATAATGAGCTCAAAGATATTTAACGACTATAGAGACGAGCTTTATCATTATTTTAGTAAGAAATACTCTTCATCTTCAAAGAAAGAATTTAGTGCGAAAGAAGAAGATTTATTTCCTTGGGTGAAAGTAGAAGAGCCTAGAGTTTTAATTAATGATCCACATAAAGGAATATTGGAGCTAGAATTTGAGGTGGGTAGCAAGAAAGAGAAGCTTCAAAGACTAGTAGAATTAGGGTGTGCGTTAAGTGACTAA
- a CDS encoding carbamoyltransferase C-terminal domain-containing protein, producing METIKKKLDCDLIGVGKTLYNSSCAYYDGSRMEVLISERYNKKKYSGEWPWRSLELLKSQIDRYVAAECRDVLTAKRFELALENYSPFSEFIESKDLADFKSTDKIISLSHHYAHALCGLTFSNVESAVICVIDGAGTNAENFSELVSLESESKFISTGKSYEGVSFYLYENNSLRCLAKSFFPFYSLEKPNKVVSNSPGMLFEYVSEVIFNSKHDAGKVMGLSVFEEPIEYASVEEFLKDIKWEKSFLGSSKESWENSIHLDYYKKLAASAQRLLEKIILKEVMNYSNHSDNLILVGGAAMNCVNNMKLVENSSFKRVEVAPCPGDDGISIGLVQYLYFLKERKYFKLSSPFLGRDTAYINEEKIQSVFKNFKIKNFGSDIIEYTANLLEQGKILGWFQGRSEIGARALGNRSIIARVDRKGLKSYLNENIKFREAFRPYACSCLKEYSHHYFEVDEKFRSPYMSFTIPIKKEWRESFQEVLHIDGTSRAQFVSPDINKKYHELISAVGDKTGVYSVLNTSLNVMGQPIVETLEDLLLFFETSNVDGVVIGDFFVTR from the coding sequence ATGGAAACAATAAAAAAGAAATTAGATTGTGATTTAATAGGGGTTGGAAAAACTCTCTATAATTCATCTTGCGCCTATTATGATGGGAGTAGGATGGAGGTCTTAATTTCTGAGAGGTATAATAAGAAAAAGTACTCTGGAGAGTGGCCCTGGCGTAGCTTAGAATTACTAAAGAGCCAGATTGACCGTTACGTGGCTGCAGAATGTCGAGACGTTCTAACGGCCAAAAGATTTGAGCTGGCCCTTGAAAACTACTCACCTTTTAGTGAATTCATTGAATCAAAAGATCTTGCCGATTTCAAATCAACAGATAAGATTATTTCTCTATCTCATCATTATGCTCACGCCTTATGTGGTTTAACATTTTCTAATGTTGAGAGTGCTGTTATTTGTGTGATTGATGGGGCAGGAACAAATGCCGAAAACTTCTCAGAGCTCGTTAGTTTGGAGAGTGAGAGTAAGTTTATATCTACTGGGAAGTCCTATGAGGGAGTTTCATTTTACTTATATGAGAATAACTCTCTTCGGTGTTTAGCTAAGAGTTTCTTTCCTTTTTATTCTTTGGAAAAACCTAATAAAGTAGTTTCAAATAGTCCCGGAATGTTATTTGAATATGTGTCGGAAGTGATATTCAACTCAAAACATGATGCTGGAAAAGTTATGGGGCTTTCTGTCTTTGAAGAGCCTATAGAATACGCTTCAGTAGAAGAATTCTTAAAAGATATTAAATGGGAGAAGTCATTCTTGGGTTCATCAAAGGAATCTTGGGAGAACTCCATTCATCTTGACTATTACAAGAAACTAGCGGCAAGTGCTCAGAGATTATTAGAGAAAATAATTCTAAAAGAAGTTATGAATTATTCAAATCATTCAGATAATTTAATTCTAGTTGGTGGCGCAGCGATGAACTGTGTTAATAATATGAAATTAGTGGAGAACTCTTCTTTTAAAAGAGTTGAAGTGGCGCCATGTCCTGGTGACGATGGGATCTCCATTGGATTAGTTCAGTATTTATATTTTCTAAAAGAAAGAAAGTATTTTAAGCTTTCTTCTCCTTTTTTAGGAAGAGACACTGCTTACATTAATGAAGAAAAAATTCAAAGTGTTTTTAAAAACTTTAAAATTAAAAATTTTGGAAGTGATATCATTGAATACACTGCAAATTTATTAGAACAAGGGAAGATCTTAGGTTGGTTTCAAGGAAGATCTGAAATTGGGGCTCGAGCCCTGGGAAACAGAAGTATTATTGCTCGGGTAGATAGAAAAGGTCTTAAGTCTTATTTAAATGAGAATATAAAGTTTAGAGAAGCCTTTAGACCCTATGCTTGCAGCTGCTTAAAAGAGTACTCACATCATTATTTTGAAGTTGATGAGAAGTTTAGAAGTCCATATATGTCTTTTACGATTCCAATAAAAAAAGAATGGAGAGAATCTTTTCAGGAGGTTTTGCATATAGATGGAACTTCAAGAGCACAGTTTGTAAGTCCAGATATTAATAAGAAATATCACGAGTTAATATCTGCAGTAGGAGATAAGACAGGAGTTTATTCTGTTTTAAATACAAGTTTAAATGTTATGGGGCAGCCAATTGTTGAGACATTAGAAGATTTACTCTTATTCTTTGAGACTTCAAATGTGGATGGGGTAGTTATAGGAGATTTCTTTGTCACAAGATAG
- a CDS encoding tail fiber domain-containing protein: MSENNQDKKDELDYYFGGIQEFSLEEIESEVLNESVYLDVFAGSDPSFKENVTTFNNGLDLINKLNVYEYDYKVEEFPKYKFSSDHQIGLMADELEGILPGMVVTDTDGKKLVDYSKLTPVLTKAIQQLTETVQEQQKVIDDLRKKIN; encoded by the coding sequence ATGTCAGAAAATAATCAAGATAAGAAAGATGAGCTAGATTATTACTTTGGAGGGATTCAAGAATTTAGTCTTGAAGAGATTGAATCTGAAGTTTTAAACGAAAGTGTGTACCTTGATGTTTTTGCTGGATCAGATCCGAGCTTTAAAGAAAACGTAACGACGTTTAATAATGGTTTGGATTTAATTAATAAATTAAATGTTTATGAATATGATTATAAGGTTGAAGAGTTTCCAAAGTACAAATTCTCATCAGATCATCAAATTGGTCTTATGGCCGATGAACTTGAAGGAATTCTTCCGGGAATGGTTGTTACTGATACTGATGGAAAGAAGTTAGTTGATTATTCAAAGCTAACTCCAGTCTTAACTAAGGCCATTCAACAATTAACTGAAACTGTGCAAGAACAGCAAAAAGTAATTGATGATTTAAGAAAGAAAATAAATTAA
- a CDS encoding medium chain dehydrogenase/reductase family protein, which yields MEKDWFYTYLNGKFVKKDRKVPIKLNHNEVLVKPMSVGICGSDLYAIKHNEGESPIGHEWVGKIVEVGDSIKNYSVGEIVTSSANYCCQKCRACLSEDWSECTGRKLLGTDSISVISSHVKVHKSDLVKLPQELSIEAQVLLEVAFIGDLSYMHAKKIGLTECDKIAIFGAGPIGIFSYLALKHRGYEPILVEKSQVRVDNAKKLGLNVENFASFLIGGTNFSKYDTVIDCTGDGAGGTGLLPHAHLFPKRSGSIVIIGKYFDAKLDNNSFYKQNLRVSWLGHHGVEEFRQSVKFWTPIIEKYAKSLVRVFPFSEVEKAFEVGLKREHTKCILLDK from the coding sequence TTGGAGAAAGATTGGTTTTATACATACCTTAATGGGAAGTTTGTCAAAAAAGATAGGAAAGTTCCTATCAAACTCAATCATAATGAAGTTCTTGTAAAACCAATGTCTGTTGGAATTTGTGGGTCTGACTTATACGCGATCAAGCACAATGAAGGAGAATCTCCTATAGGACACGAATGGGTTGGAAAGATTGTTGAGGTTGGAGATTCTATTAAAAATTATTCAGTTGGTGAAATAGTTACCTCCTCTGCAAATTATTGCTGCCAAAAGTGTCGAGCTTGCTTGAGTGAGGATTGGAGCGAGTGTACGGGACGCAAACTTTTGGGAACAGATAGTATTAGTGTAATTTCCAGCCATGTTAAAGTTCATAAAAGTGACCTCGTAAAATTACCTCAGGAGCTATCTATTGAGGCTCAGGTTTTACTGGAAGTTGCTTTTATTGGAGACCTTTCATATATGCACGCAAAGAAAATCGGATTAACTGAATGTGATAAAATTGCTATTTTCGGAGCAGGTCCAATTGGTATATTTTCTTATTTAGCATTGAAGCACAGAGGTTATGAACCGATTCTTGTTGAGAAAAGTCAGGTGCGAGTTGATAATGCAAAGAAGCTAGGTTTAAATGTTGAAAATTTTGCGAGCTTCTTAATCGGAGGAACAAACTTTTCAAAATATGACACAGTTATAGATTGTACTGGAGACGGAGCAGGTGGAACTGGACTGTTGCCTCACGCGCATTTATTTCCTAAAAGGTCTGGGTCGATCGTAATTATAGGAAAGTATTTTGACGCTAAATTAGACAATAATTCTTTTTATAAACAAAATCTAAGAGTTAGCTGGCTTGGACATCATGGTGTAGAAGAATTTAGACAGTCAGTAAAATTTTGGACTCCAATAATTGAGAAATATGCAAAGAGTTTAGTGAGAGTCTTTCCTTTTTCAGAGGTTGAAAAGGCCTTTGAGGTAGGGCTAAAAAGAGAGCATACTAAGTGCATCTTGTTGGATAAATAG